Genomic window (Helicobacter sp. MIT 21-1697):
TTTCTAAAGAACTCATTTGTAAAATTGTAGAAATGCTACTTAATGATAGCAAAAAGGATAATGTTGCTATTGGTAAAAATGGCTTGTATATGTCTTTTCGCCTTGCAAGTGAAGTAAAACAAATAAAGCTTTGAGAGTTTGAAGATATAGAATCAGACAAACTAAAAAGCAATAAGATACTTAAACAAACACTTATAGAATTTCATAATGCTATTTCGCACTTAGTTGCTGCATATTATGGGAGAAATCAAGAAAATAACAAAAATAGAGCAATCAATCATTTTAAAAGAGGAGCTTTAGATTCTTATAAAGCCATTAAAGATTTTTATCACTTTCACAATGCCAAAGAAGTTGTATATGAACCGCTATTAGAAACCATAGAAAATATCCGAAAAAAAAGAATATTTAGGCATTGGAAGCGATAGTGCTATATTTAAAGAGTATAAAAATTTTACTAGTAGTCTAATTGCAAATATTTAATTACTTCCCATCTCTTCTTTTTATAGCTGCTTTTTCACCCTCTGATATATTGTCCTCAAAAATACTATCAAGCTCTTTGGGGCGAGTTATCATCTCTCGGATAATAAAATTAAGTATTTCAAAGAGTTTGTAGGCAATCTGCGGATTATCGTTTATATCTAGCTCTTTCATAGAATGCACCGCATTATTGCCTGTGATACGCACAATATCCAAAGCCTTTTGCACCTTTGCTGGAAGCCCCAATTTGACAAGTTCTTTAATATCCTCATTGATATTCTTGCCCTTAAGGCTTTTGTATTCTGCAAAGTTATCCCTTAAATATACCATTAGCTCCTCCAAAGCTAAACGCAACAAAGCGCAAGCTGCTCTAGGAGAATCCCCCAAAACACCAGAAGCCTCTATATAAAGTGCTTTGATAGATTGAGGCATATCCTCTGCTGGAGGAATAGCGGTTTGCTTGGGATAGAGCATTTCCGCTACTAATTGCGGTTTGTCTTTTTGCAAAAAGCCATATTTTTGCCAAAGGCTATACTCATAGCATACTTGACATACTGCGATACAAATAGAATAACCTAAATCATAAGTTGTGCCAGAGTGTAAGTTCTTCCACTCCATTTGCGCCAACACATTACAATGTGGGCAAGTAAAAGCTTTTTTATCTATACTTGGTATTTCGTAATTGTGCATACAATCTCCTTACTTAAGACATAAAGAAATTATCACATAAAAGCTTAAAATTAACAACCCATCACAATAACCTCCCTTGCCCTCTTTCTTACTTTGATATTCAGCGAGTATCGCACCTCTTTGCTCTCTAAGATTCTAAAGTCCTTATATAGCTCTCTCACTAATGCACAATCATTATAGCTTAGGATAAATTGCCCCTGCAAACTTTTAAGTGTATGCAAGAAATTCATCTACTTTGCCTAACTTATCTACCAAAACATCTAAACTATCGCAAAAGAAGATAAATTCCTCCTTGCATAACTCCACTCCGCCATATTGGAGAGCATATCCACACATATCCATTATCGCGCAAAGTCCTTGTAAATCGTGCTGCACTTCAAGGATTTGGTCTCTTGCGTCAATTTTATCTTTAATTTCTCTCATTTTCTCTCCTTATATTTTCTTACACTAGATTCGCTCACTCCAAGTGCTCGGACAATTTGCATTGTGCCCATTCCATTTTTATGGAGCTCTTGGATTTTTGCAATGATTTCTGTTGAATGCTCTTTGACTTTACTTCTAGGATTGTGTGTTTTATAGAAGTTTATAAGCTCTTTTTGAGCAGATAAAAGCTCATCTTTAAGGTTTTCATTTTGTTTTTTCAAGGCATCTTTACTTAAATTAGAATCCCTTAGCTCTGCAATCAAAGTAGATTCAGCATTTACATAATAACCTTGCTTTCTAATGCTTGGCAAAACTTCAGAGGTTATCCATTTTTTAAAAGCTTTAGCTTGGGGCTTTTTGCTTCCTAAAATAGCGTTGTATAAACCACTTTCGTTGATAATTTTAATAGCTGAAGCGTGCTTTGAAAAACCACCTGCCAAATCGGCAGATAGTTCCATAATCTCGTCATCATCAAGCCTACGCAACATCATAGCGGTTTCGCTATATTCCAATGCCTTAGCAATATCCATAGCTACAAAATAAGGCTTATCCTCAATAAGCCCACCTCTAACTTTAAAACCATTTTGATTAAACACTTGCAACTGCATAGCTTACTCCTTAGATTCTAAATCTTTAATGCGCTTTTCACAAGAGCGCAAACGCCACTCATTGACACCCACCCAACCTGCTAGAACAATTAACATCACAAACTCTATACTCATTTTTACTCCTTTTGTGTTAAAATACGCTCACACAATGATTAAGCCCCCTCTTAGGAGGGGTTTGCCTAGCTTGTTAAGAGCTTGGCGATTGCTAACACATAGAAAGCAATTTGTAAGACTATCGCGATTAATCTTAGCTTTTTCATTGTGCCTCTCCTTGTCTTTTGGATTTAAATTAACTAATTTAGTTAATTTATGATATAATTATATATTATTTTAATCATTGTGTCAAGGCTTTTATAATTATTTTAGTTATTTTTATATACAATTCTAATTATTTCAATTAAGGGGAACAATGAGGAATGCAGATTTTGAGCATAAACTTGAGCAGCTAGGACTTTCTAAAAAAGAATTTACCACTCTTGTAGGAATGCCCTACCAAACGCTAATGAATTGGAAACAAAAGGAGCAAACTCCTGTATGGGTAGATTCTTGGCTAGAGAACTATGCTAAAGCCAAGATATTAGACGATATAAGTCAGGTCTTAAAACCTTATCTAAAAAATGTATAGATTTCTATTCTGTTGCATTTTGTTCTATTTGTGTCCTTACCCTCTCATAATCCTCCCAGCTCAGTGCATTTATACTCTCAACACAATCTAGCTCCAACAAATGACTCTTTAGAATCCCGCATTGATAAATGATTGCATTCTTATGAGCGAGGCTATCTGCAAAGACTTGATTGAGTTGTGCCTTTGTATGGGCATAGTTGGCTTTAGGCTCTGCGCCTTTGCGCGCTCTTAAAAATCCATCACTTTTTGCCAAAACAGACGCAAGGAGGTTGAGCTGGTCTTCTACACTCATATCATAAATGTGAGTTTCGCCAAGTGCGGCAGATTCAAAGCTTTTTAAAAGAGTAGCGCATTTCTCATTGAACTCCTTTTCTTTTTGCGCCCTTGCTTGTGCTATTTGCTCTATATGCTGATTGTGTAAGCTTGGGGGGAGCTGGGAGAGGATAAATGGCTTTTTTAATGATGCTGCTTTGACATAAATCTTTCCCTCCTCTTCGCCCACATAGATAAATTCACCTTGCACCTCTAAGGCTTTGTCCGCTTGTAATTCGTATATGTTCATTCTCACTCCTTATTGTTTTTGTAGTGTGGGCGTGGTGTATTTGAGACTCCCATCTCTTGTAGTCCCACAGGCATAAATTTCATTATCAGCTATCACTACCAAATGCGCCTCCGCCCCGAAACATTGCAACTTGTATTGCTTGAATGCAGGAGGAAGCGGCACTTGTTGCCATATCCTTGTATTGAGCACATTGCCAATGCCAAGTGCGCCATCGGTGTTAAAGCCAAAGGCAAGTAGAGTTTGGGAATCTTTTATTTTGGCTACTACGCGTGTGTTTGCCCTATCCCAATGCTGCACACTCTCTACATTTTCTAGCACTATTGCAGCTTTGGCATTGACTGCTGTATTGTCATTTCCATAGCCAAATGCGCCTCTGCCCCACGCATAGAGATTGCCATCACAATCTAATGCGAGAGCTGTGCCACCAATACTTGCAGGAAATATATCAACAATCCCGCTTAATGGCTCTCCCCGCTCATCTAAAAGTGTGGTAAAGATATTGATATTTCCTACTGCACTTTGGGAAAGATTGTTCTCTAGTGCGTATCCTGCGCCTCGCACACTGCCGTCCTCTAACACAATCATAGCCGTGCAATAGTGTGCATTACTTGCCGTGATACTTGCTTTGGCAAGTTTGACTTTTTGATTAAAGCTCAATTTAAAGGGCAAAGTCAGATTCGCATTTGCGCCATTTCCGCACGCTCCTTGCTGATTATGTCCGCATACATAGAGTGCGCCCTCATTATCAATAGCCATAAACATACCCGCATTCCCATTGCTGCATAGAAAAATGTCTTGAATATCGCTTAAATGCGGATTTTGTGTCCAAGCAGAAAGAGGCAGAGTATTGCCCACTCCAAGCTCTCCTATGGTATTGCTCCCGCACACATATACTAAGCCATTTTCAAGCAGGGCAATCGCGGATTGTTTAGCATTGCTTTCTGAAGTGCCACAGCATACTTTAAGCACACGCGCAGGAAAATCCACTCTCACAGGCAAAGTAAGGGCAGTAGTATTGCCCACTCCCGCACTCCCCTCTACATTACTCCCCCATACATAGAGGAAATTGCCCTCTTTTGGCAGAGCATAAAAGGTTGTATGTCCGCCAAATACTTCAATAAATTCTATATCACAAGGCAGTGGCACTCTTGAGAATACCGCTCCATTTGCTCTCCCGCTGCCTGTGTTGTTATTAACACTCAAGCCCTGCATATACACATCGCCATAGAAAAGCACCTCACCCTTAATATTTGTGATAATATCTTGGTATGCCAACGCGCGATAAAGGTGCATAGACAAAAGCCTTTTTGAGTGGATATTGACTTCTCTAAGGGCGTGAGTGATATTAGCTTCTACCTCCTCTTTGAGACTATCAGCGTGAGTGTTGAGAACTTGCAATGGCTCTTTTAAATCAAAATCTAGCTTTGCGAGTTCGCCTAGCTCTGCTTTTATCTCTAGCAGGGTTTGCATTTGCTGTGTTTGCTCCATAGAATCTTCTCCTTGTGGTGTTTGTGTAGGCATTTTTTCTCCTTTCTATTGATTTAATGTCTTACACACAGGAGCAAAGCCCCTGTGTGCGCCTAAAGCTTGAGTTATGACTGCTAAAGCATTCATCAACTCACTTTCTAATGTCTTGCTTCGTGGGAGTTAATCCCAGCCCTCAAAACCCCTACCTCAAGGGGCACTCTTTGCCTTTTCTATCATCGCAGCGGTTTGGTTAGCGTGGAGAGATTCTCCCACATAAAAGCCCTCTAAGTAGAGGTTATGATTGACTTCCACAGAATCT
Coding sequences:
- a CDS encoding DUF4145 domain-containing protein, translating into MHNYEIPSIDKKAFTCPHCNVLAQMEWKNLHSGTTYDLGYSICIAVCQVCYEYSLWQKYGFLQKDKPQLVAEMLYPKQTAIPPAEDMPQSIKALYIEASGVLGDSPRAACALLRLALEELMVYLRDNFAEYKSLKGKNINEDIKELVKLGLPAKVQKALDIVRITGNNAVHSMKELDINDNPQIAYKLFEILNFIIREMITRPKELDSIFEDNISEGEKAAIKRRDGK
- a CDS encoding Bro-N domain-containing protein, which codes for MQLQVFNQNGFKVRGGLIEDKPYFVAMDIAKALEYSETAMMLRRLDDDEIMELSADLAGGFSKHASAIKIINESGLYNAILGSKKPQAKAFKKWITSEVLPSIRKQGYYVNAESTLIAELRDSNLSKDALKKQNENLKDELLSAQKELINFYKTHNPRSKVKEHSTEIIAKIQELHKNGMGTMQIVRALGVSESSVRKYKERK
- a CDS encoding RCC1 domain-containing protein, with the translated sequence MPTQTPQGEDSMEQTQQMQTLLEIKAELGELAKLDFDLKEPLQVLNTHADSLKEEVEANITHALREVNIHSKRLLSMHLYRALAYQDIITNIKGEVLFYGDVYMQGLSVNNNTGSGRANGAVFSRVPLPCDIEFIEVFGGHTTFYALPKEGNFLYVWGSNVEGSAGVGNTTALTLPVRVDFPARVLKVCCGTSESNAKQSAIALLENGLVYVCGSNTIGELGVGNTLPLSAWTQNPHLSDIQDIFLCSNGNAGMFMAIDNEGALYVCGHNQQGACGNGANANLTLPFKLSFNQKVKLAKASITASNAHYCTAMIVLEDGSVRGAGYALENNLSQSAVGNINIFTTLLDERGEPLSGIVDIFPASIGGTALALDCDGNLYAWGRGAFGYGNDNTAVNAKAAIVLENVESVQHWDRANTRVVAKIKDSQTLLAFGFNTDGALGIGNVLNTRIWQQVPLPPAFKQYKLQCFGAEAHLVVIADNEIYACGTTRDGSLKYTTPTLQKQ